From a region of the Polyangium spumosum genome:
- the cmk gene encoding (d)CMP kinase, with amino-acid sequence MTSGRRAVRVAIDGPAGAGKSTVARRLAERLGYLLLDTGALYRTVALAAVREKLRWDEAEALGALAEDLVTRRRMVIERVEGATGGGSGMRVVLDGEDVSAAIRAPEVSLGASRVSAVPAVRAALLDMQRGQGAVGGVVLEGRDIGTVVFPDAEVKFFLTASPEVRARRRYEELVAQGKDATYEATFNDVERRDKADTERPVAPLRQAEDAIVVDSSHRDVAELVEEMALVVEARERAG; translated from the coding sequence ATGACGAGCGGTCGGAGGGCAGTACGCGTCGCGATCGATGGGCCGGCAGGCGCGGGCAAGAGCACGGTCGCGCGGAGGCTCGCGGAGCGGCTCGGCTACCTGCTCCTCGACACGGGCGCGCTCTACAGGACGGTCGCCCTGGCAGCCGTGCGCGAAAAGCTCCGCTGGGACGAGGCGGAGGCGCTCGGCGCGCTCGCGGAGGACCTCGTCACGCGGAGGCGCATGGTGATCGAGCGCGTCGAGGGCGCGACCGGCGGCGGCAGCGGCATGCGGGTCGTGCTCGACGGCGAGGACGTCTCGGCGGCGATCCGCGCCCCCGAGGTGAGCCTCGGCGCGAGCCGCGTCTCGGCCGTGCCCGCGGTGCGCGCGGCGCTGCTCGACATGCAACGCGGGCAAGGCGCCGTGGGCGGCGTGGTGCTCGAAGGGCGCGACATCGGCACCGTGGTCTTCCCCGACGCAGAGGTGAAGTTCTTCCTCACCGCGTCGCCCGAGGTCCGCGCGCGGAGGCGCTACGAAGAGCTCGTCGCGCAAGGCAAGGACGCCACCTACGAGGCGACGTTCAACGACGTGGAGCGCCGCGACAAGGCCGACACCGAGCGCCCCGTGGCGCCGCTCCGTCAGGCCGAGGACGCGATCGTCGTCGACTCGAGCCACAGGGACGTCGCCGAGCTCGTCGAGGAGATGGCGCTTGTCGTCGAAGCGCGAGAGCGAGCGGGCTGA
- the aroA gene encoding 3-phosphoshikimate 1-carboxyvinyltransferase — MTDLVVFPSERPLTGSVPIPGDKSIAHRALLFAGLAEGQSRIVGGALGADNMSTLAALRAMGITTEEQTDALLVGGKGLYGLRAPSAPIDCGNSGTTMRLLAGVLVAQRFAAVLVGDESLSRRPMERVARPLRLRGGRIEGKLDPKRVGEITAPLQIGPLPEPNVLGPLEYEMPVASAQVKSAILLSGLYANGPTYVREPLVSRDHTERLMLALGVPLRSVGSIIELDGPSFSGKLPPFEITVPGDPSSASFLVTAAQLVPGSRVTVRRVGLNPTRTGLFEVLRDMGGALVLEPKGEEMGEPIGDLHAGAADLRPGRLGGELVARTIDEVPILCALAARAHGTTLIEDAAELRVKESDRIAMMARVLRAFGLDCEERPDGLAIEGKPEGKLKAADIESGGDHRIAMASCVLGLLADGPTRVRDADNIATSFPRFVGTMRALGARIEVEPGAGGTP; from the coding sequence GTGACCGACCTCGTCGTCTTTCCATCCGAACGCCCTCTCACAGGCAGCGTCCCGATCCCGGGCGACAAGAGCATCGCGCACCGGGCCCTCCTCTTCGCCGGCCTCGCCGAAGGACAGAGCCGCATCGTCGGCGGCGCGCTCGGCGCGGACAACATGTCGACGCTCGCCGCGCTCCGCGCGATGGGCATCACCACCGAGGAGCAGACCGACGCGCTGCTCGTCGGCGGCAAAGGGCTCTACGGCCTCCGCGCCCCGAGCGCGCCCATCGACTGCGGCAACTCGGGCACCACGATGCGCCTGCTCGCCGGCGTGCTGGTCGCGCAGCGCTTCGCCGCCGTGCTCGTCGGCGACGAGTCGCTCTCGCGCCGCCCGATGGAGCGCGTCGCCAGGCCCTTGCGCCTGCGCGGCGGTCGCATCGAGGGCAAGCTCGATCCGAAGCGCGTCGGAGAGATCACGGCGCCGCTCCAGATCGGACCTCTGCCCGAGCCCAACGTGCTCGGGCCGCTCGAGTACGAGATGCCCGTCGCGAGCGCGCAGGTGAAGAGCGCGATCCTGCTCTCGGGCCTCTACGCCAACGGGCCCACGTACGTGCGCGAGCCGCTCGTGTCGCGGGATCACACCGAGCGGCTCATGCTCGCGCTCGGCGTGCCGCTGCGCTCGGTCGGCTCGATCATCGAGCTCGACGGCCCCTCGTTCTCGGGCAAACTCCCACCCTTCGAGATCACGGTCCCCGGGGATCCCTCGTCCGCTTCGTTCCTGGTCACGGCCGCGCAGCTCGTCCCGGGCAGCCGCGTGACCGTGCGGCGCGTGGGCCTGAATCCCACGCGCACCGGGCTCTTCGAGGTCCTGCGCGACATGGGCGGCGCGCTCGTCCTCGAGCCGAAGGGCGAGGAGATGGGCGAGCCGATCGGCGACCTGCACGCCGGCGCGGCGGACCTGCGTCCCGGGCGGCTCGGCGGCGAGCTCGTGGCGCGCACGATCGACGAGGTGCCGATCCTCTGCGCGCTCGCGGCCCGCGCGCACGGCACGACGCTCATCGAGGACGCCGCCGAGCTCCGCGTGAAGGAGAGCGATCGTATCGCCATGATGGCGCGCGTGCTCCGCGCGTTTGGCCTCGACTGCGAGGAGCGGCCGGACGGGCTCGCGATCGAGGGAAAGCCGGAAGGCAAGCTGAAGGCCGCGGACATCGAGAGCGGCGGTGATCACCGCATCGCCATGGCATCGTGTGTGCTCGGCCTCCTCGCGGATGGCCCCACGCGCGTGCGCGACGCCGACAACATCGCCACGAGCTTTCCGCGGTTCGTCGGTACGATGCGCGCGCTCGGGGCACGAATCGAGGTAGAACCGGGCGCCGGAGGGACGCCATGA